The following is a genomic window from uncultured Propionivibrio sp..
AAGCTCATCAACTGGGGACTGGCCGAGTCCTCCCGCAACAATACTTGACCGAATTCCTGCACCGCTTTGTACTGGTGTTCCCACCAGGTGCGAAGGTGATCTGGAATGGCATTTGACATTATCTGGCCTCATGCGGATTAGTTCGTGCAGGGCGGATACTAACAAACCTCGACACACAAGAACGGACTTCATCATAAAACAATCACTTATGCTGCTTGCGCAGACACCGACGATGACGACTACCACCCCCCGGCAACGCCATCGGGTCGGACGGTGATAGAGTTCCGCCTTCACCCGACGACTCACGGGAGCCTGACATGAAAATCGGATTTATCGGACTGGGCATCATGGGACGTCCGATGGCGCTCAATCTGCTCAAGCATGGACATGCCTTGCGCGTCTGGTCGCGACGCGCGGCCTCGATGCAAGTCCTGCTCGACGCTGGCGCGACGGGTGCGACAAGCCCGGCGGAACTCGCCGGCGAAGTCGACATCATCTTCACGATGGTGCCCGATGCGCCCGATGTGCGCGAAGTCCTGCTAGGCGACCACGGTGTCGCGAAAGCCGCCCGCCCCGGCCTGACCGCCGTCGACATGAGCACGATCAACCCGATCGCCGCACGTAAGCTGGCCGGCGACCTCGATGCACTCGGCATCGATTTCCTCGACGCCCCGGTTTCCGGCGGCGAAGTCGGCGCGATTGCCGGCACCTTATCGATCATGGCCGGCGGCAAACCGGACGTTTTTGCGCGCGTACAGCCCTATTTCAGCTGTATGGGGAAAACGGTCTCGCACGTCGGTGCGGCGGGTGCCGGGCAAGCGGCCAAGGCCGCCAACCAGATCATCACCGGCGTCAGCGTCATGATGGTCGCCGAGGCCTTCAACTTCGCTGAACGGAACGGTGTCGACCTTGTCCGTCTACGCGAAGCGCTGATGGGCGGATCGGCTGCCTCGAGGACGCTCGAGATCCACGGCCAGCGCATGCTCGAGCGACGCTTCGATCCCGGCTTCAAGTCCTGGATGCGCCAGAAGGACATGAACATCGTCATGGAAACGGCTCACGCACTCGGCATCTGCCTGCCGCTGACGGCCACGACCGCGCAGATGTACAACGCCGTCATGGCCAGCGACCTCGGTGAAGCCGACCAGACAATCGTCATCAAACTACTCGAACAACTCTCCGGCATCCGCAAGGACTAAGCCGAGAACATCTCAATGGAAAACACAGCATGAAATACGTCATGATCGGCACCGGCAATATCGCCAATACCTATCTTGCCGCCATCGGCAAGCTGCCGGACAGCCAGGTCGTCGCCTGCGTCTCGCGTTCTGGGCGGCGTCCAACCTCTGCGCCTGATCTGCCCTGCGCCGCCAGTCTGGCGGAAATCAGCGTCCCCTTCGATGCCGTAATCATCGGCACACCGAACGGACTGCACCACCAGGCGGCGATCGAGGCCGCACGCCTTGGCAAGCACGTGCTGACCGAGAAACCGCTCGACATCCACCGCGCGACGATGGACGCAATGATCGATGCCTGCCGACGCGCCGGCGTCACGCTTGCCGTCGCTTACCAGCGCCGCACCAACCCGGACAACATCACGCTCAAACGCCTCTTCGCGCAGGGAGCTTTCGGCCGCGTCTTCGCCGCCGACCTCAGCTGCAAGTTCTGGCGCGATCAGGCCTATTTCGACAGCGGCGCCTACCGCGGCAGTTGGGAGGGCGACGGTGGCGGCGCGTTCATGCAGCAGGCCTGCCACAACATCGACACCTATCTCTGGTTCTTCGGCATGCCGGCCGAAGTCACCAGCCATGTCGCCACTTTCGTTCATCCGATCGAAGTCGAGGACCACGGCGCCGCCCTGCTGAAATACGAAAACGGCATGATCGGGACGATCATCGCATCGACGGCCGCACGCCCCGGGCTGCCGGCCCGGCTGGAAGTCCATTGCGAAAAAGGCAGCTTCGTCACGCTCGACGACCGCATCAGCTACTGGGCGATTGACGGCATCGACAACCCCGCCAGCGCGGCGGTGCCCGCCAACGGCAACAACG
Proteins encoded in this region:
- a CDS encoding NAD(P)-dependent oxidoreductase produces the protein MKIGFIGLGIMGRPMALNLLKHGHALRVWSRRAASMQVLLDAGATGATSPAELAGEVDIIFTMVPDAPDVREVLLGDHGVAKAARPGLTAVDMSTINPIAARKLAGDLDALGIDFLDAPVSGGEVGAIAGTLSIMAGGKPDVFARVQPYFSCMGKTVSHVGAAGAGQAAKAANQIITGVSVMMVAEAFNFAERNGVDLVRLREALMGGSAASRTLEIHGQRMLERRFDPGFKSWMRQKDMNIVMETAHALGICLPLTATTAQMYNAVMASDLGEADQTIVIKLLEQLSGIRKD
- a CDS encoding Gfo/Idh/MocA family oxidoreductase, with product MKYVMIGTGNIANTYLAAIGKLPDSQVVACVSRSGRRPTSAPDLPCAASLAEISVPFDAVIIGTPNGLHHQAAIEAARLGKHVLTEKPLDIHRATMDAMIDACRRAGVTLAVAYQRRTNPDNITLKRLFAQGAFGRVFAADLSCKFWRDQAYFDSGAYRGSWEGDGGGAFMQQACHNIDTYLWFFGMPAEVTSHVATFVHPIEVEDHGAALLKYENGMIGTIIASTAARPGLPARLEVHCEKGSFVTLDDRISYWAIDGIDNPASAAVPANGNNANSATITDTARHEDILRDFEAAVRDKRPPLIDAESARQTTELILRIYGRQ